From Pongo pygmaeus isolate AG05252 chromosome 1, NHGRI_mPonPyg2-v2.0_pri, whole genome shotgun sequence, one genomic window encodes:
- the NECTIN4 gene encoding nectin-4 isoform X2 — MPLSLGAEMWGPEAWLLLLLLLASFTGRCRAGELETSDVVTVVLGQDAKLPCFYRGDSGEQVGQVAWARVDAGEGAQELALLHSKYGLHVSPAYEGRVEQPPPPRNPLDGSVLLRNAVQADEGEYECRVSTFPAGSFQARLRLRVLVPPLPSLNPGPALEEGQGLTLAASCTAEGSPAPSVTWDTEVKGTTSSRSFKHSRSAAVTSEFHLVPSRSMNGQPLTCVVSHPGLLQDQRITHILHVSFLAEASVRGLEDQNLWHVGREGAMLKCLSEGQPPPSYNWTRLDGPLPSGVQVDGDTLGFPPLTTEHSGIYVCHVSNEFSSRDSQVTVDVLDPQEDSGKQVDLVSASVVVVGVIAALLFCLLVVVVVLMSRYHRRKAQQMTQKYEEELTLTRENSIRRLHSHHTDPRSQPEESVGLRAEGHPDSLKDNSSCSVMSEEPEGRSYSTLTTVREIETQTELLSPGSGRAEEEDQDEGIKQAMNHFVQENGTLRAKPTGNGIYINGRGHLV, encoded by the exons GCCGATGCCGCGCGGGTGAGTTGGAGACCTCAGACGTGGTAACTGTGGTGCTGGGCCAGGACGCAAAACTGCCCTGCTTCTACCGAGGGGACTCCGGCGAGCAAGTGGGTCAAGTGGCATGGGCTCGGGTGGACGCAGGCGAAGGCGCCCAGGAActagcgctactgcactccaaatACGGGCTTCATGTGAGCCCGGCTTACGAGGGCCGCGTGGAGCAGCCGCCGCCCCCACGCAACCCCCTGGACGGCTCAGTGCTCCTGCGCAACGCAGTGCAGGCGGACGAGGGCGAGTACGAGTGCCGGGTCAGCACCTTCCCCGCCGGCAGCTTCCAGGCGCGGCTGCGGCTCCGAGTGCTGG TGCCTCCCCTGCCCTCACTGAATCCTGGTCCAGCACTAGAAGAGGGCCAGGGCCTGACCCTGGCAGCCTCCTGCACAGCTGagggcagcccagcccccagcgtGACCTGGGACACGGAGGTCAAAGGCACAACGTCCAGCCGTTCCTTCAAGCACTCCCGCTCTGCTGCTGTCACCTCAGAGTTCCACCTGGTGCCTAGCCGCAGCATGAATGGCCAGCCACTGACTTGTGTGGTGTCTCATCCTGGCCTGCTCCAGGACCAAAGGATCACCCACATCCTCCACGTGTCCT TCCTTGCTGAGGCCTCTGTGAGGGGCCTTGAAGACCAAAATCTGTGGCACGTTGGCAGAGAAGGAGCTATGCTCAAGTGCCTGAGTGAAGGGCAGCCCCCTCCCTCATACAACTGGACGCG gctggatgGGCCTCTGCCCAGTGGGGTACAAGTGGATGGGGACACTTTGGGCTTTCCCCCACTGACCACTGAGCACAGCGGCATCTACGTCTGCCATGTCAGCAATGAGTTCTCCTCGAGGGATTCTCAGGTCACTGTGGATGTTCTTG ACCCCCAGGAAGACTCTGGGAAGCAGGTGGACCTAGTGTCAGCctcggtggtggtggtgggtgtgaTCGCCGCACTCTTGTTCTGCcttctggtggtggtggtggtgctcaTGTCCCGATACCATCGGCGCAAGGCCCAGCAGATGACCCAGAAATA TGAGGAGGAGCTGACGCTGACCAGGGAGAACTCCATCCGGCGGCTGCATTCCCATCACACGGACCCCAGGAGCCAG CCGGAGGAGAGTGTAGGGCTGAGAGCCGAGGGCCACCCTGATAGTCTCAAGGACAACAGTAGCTGCTCTGTGATG AGTGAAGAGCCCGAGGGCCGCAGTTACTCCACGCTGACCACGGTGAGGGAGATAGAAACGCAGACTGAACTGCTGTCTCCAGGCTCTGGGCGGGCCGAGGAGGAGGATCAGGATGAAGGCATCAAACAGGCCATGAACCATTTTGTTCAGGAGAATGGGACCCTACGGGCCAAGCCCACAGGCAATGGCATCTATATCAATGGGCGGGGACACCTGGTCTGA
- the NECTIN4 gene encoding nectin-4 isoform X4, with translation MPLSLGAEMWGPEAWLLLLLLLASFTGRCRAGELETSDVVTVVLGQDAKLPCFYRGDSGEQVGQVAWARVDAGEGAQELALLHSKYGLHVSPAYEGRVEQPPPPRNPLDGSVLLRNAVQADEGEYECRVSTFPAGSFQARLRLRVLVPPLPSLNPGPALEEGQGLTLAASCTAEGSPAPSVTWDTEVKGTTSSRSFKHSRSAAVTSEFHLVPSRSMNGQPLTCVVSHPGLLQDQRITHILHVSFLAEASVRGLEDQNLWHVGREGAMLKCLSEGQPPPSYNWTRLDGPLPSGVQVDGDTLGFPPLTTEHSGIYVCHVSNEFSSRDSQVTVDVLDPQEDSGKQVDLVSASVVVVGVIAALLFCLLVVVVVLMSRYHRRKAQQMTQKYEEELTLTRENSIRRLHSHHTDPRSQSEEPEGRSYSTLTTVREIETQTELLSPGSGRAEEEDQDEGIKQAMNHFVQENGTLRAKPTGNGIYINGRGHLV, from the exons GCCGATGCCGCGCGGGTGAGTTGGAGACCTCAGACGTGGTAACTGTGGTGCTGGGCCAGGACGCAAAACTGCCCTGCTTCTACCGAGGGGACTCCGGCGAGCAAGTGGGTCAAGTGGCATGGGCTCGGGTGGACGCAGGCGAAGGCGCCCAGGAActagcgctactgcactccaaatACGGGCTTCATGTGAGCCCGGCTTACGAGGGCCGCGTGGAGCAGCCGCCGCCCCCACGCAACCCCCTGGACGGCTCAGTGCTCCTGCGCAACGCAGTGCAGGCGGACGAGGGCGAGTACGAGTGCCGGGTCAGCACCTTCCCCGCCGGCAGCTTCCAGGCGCGGCTGCGGCTCCGAGTGCTGG TGCCTCCCCTGCCCTCACTGAATCCTGGTCCAGCACTAGAAGAGGGCCAGGGCCTGACCCTGGCAGCCTCCTGCACAGCTGagggcagcccagcccccagcgtGACCTGGGACACGGAGGTCAAAGGCACAACGTCCAGCCGTTCCTTCAAGCACTCCCGCTCTGCTGCTGTCACCTCAGAGTTCCACCTGGTGCCTAGCCGCAGCATGAATGGCCAGCCACTGACTTGTGTGGTGTCTCATCCTGGCCTGCTCCAGGACCAAAGGATCACCCACATCCTCCACGTGTCCT TCCTTGCTGAGGCCTCTGTGAGGGGCCTTGAAGACCAAAATCTGTGGCACGTTGGCAGAGAAGGAGCTATGCTCAAGTGCCTGAGTGAAGGGCAGCCCCCTCCCTCATACAACTGGACGCG gctggatgGGCCTCTGCCCAGTGGGGTACAAGTGGATGGGGACACTTTGGGCTTTCCCCCACTGACCACTGAGCACAGCGGCATCTACGTCTGCCATGTCAGCAATGAGTTCTCCTCGAGGGATTCTCAGGTCACTGTGGATGTTCTTG ACCCCCAGGAAGACTCTGGGAAGCAGGTGGACCTAGTGTCAGCctcggtggtggtggtgggtgtgaTCGCCGCACTCTTGTTCTGCcttctggtggtggtggtggtgctcaTGTCCCGATACCATCGGCGCAAGGCCCAGCAGATGACCCAGAAATA TGAGGAGGAGCTGACGCTGACCAGGGAGAACTCCATCCGGCGGCTGCATTCCCATCACACGGACCCCAGGAGCCAG AGTGAAGAGCCCGAGGGCCGCAGTTACTCCACGCTGACCACGGTGAGGGAGATAGAAACGCAGACTGAACTGCTGTCTCCAGGCTCTGGGCGGGCCGAGGAGGAGGATCAGGATGAAGGCATCAAACAGGCCATGAACCATTTTGTTCAGGAGAATGGGACCCTACGGGCCAAGCCCACAGGCAATGGCATCTATATCAATGGGCGGGGACACCTGGTCTGA
- the NECTIN4 gene encoding nectin-4 isoform X3, which yields MPLSLGAEMWGPEAWLLLLLLLASFTGRCRAGELETSDVVTVVLGQDAKLPCFYRGDSGEQVGQVAWARVDAGEGAQELALLHSKYGLHVSPAYEGRVEQPPPPRNPLDGSVLLRNAVQADEGEYECRVSTFPAGSFQARLRLRVLVPPLPSLNPGPALEEGQGLTLAASCTAEGSPAPSVTWDTEVKGTTSSRSFKHSRSAAVTSEFHLVPSRSMNGQPLTCVVSHPGLLQDQRITHILHVSFLAEASVRGLEDQNLWHVGREGAMLKCLSEGQPPPSYNWTRLDGPLPSGVQVDGDTLGFPPLTTEHSGIYVCHVSNEFSSRDSQVTVDVLADPQEDSGKQVDLVSASVVVVGVIAALLFCLLVVVVVLMSRYHRRKAQQMTQKYEEELTLTRENSIRRLHSHHTDPRSQSEEPEGRSYSTLTTVREIETQTELLSPGSGRAEEEDQDEGIKQAMNHFVQENGTLRAKPTGNGIYINGRGHLV from the exons GCCGATGCCGCGCGGGTGAGTTGGAGACCTCAGACGTGGTAACTGTGGTGCTGGGCCAGGACGCAAAACTGCCCTGCTTCTACCGAGGGGACTCCGGCGAGCAAGTGGGTCAAGTGGCATGGGCTCGGGTGGACGCAGGCGAAGGCGCCCAGGAActagcgctactgcactccaaatACGGGCTTCATGTGAGCCCGGCTTACGAGGGCCGCGTGGAGCAGCCGCCGCCCCCACGCAACCCCCTGGACGGCTCAGTGCTCCTGCGCAACGCAGTGCAGGCGGACGAGGGCGAGTACGAGTGCCGGGTCAGCACCTTCCCCGCCGGCAGCTTCCAGGCGCGGCTGCGGCTCCGAGTGCTGG TGCCTCCCCTGCCCTCACTGAATCCTGGTCCAGCACTAGAAGAGGGCCAGGGCCTGACCCTGGCAGCCTCCTGCACAGCTGagggcagcccagcccccagcgtGACCTGGGACACGGAGGTCAAAGGCACAACGTCCAGCCGTTCCTTCAAGCACTCCCGCTCTGCTGCTGTCACCTCAGAGTTCCACCTGGTGCCTAGCCGCAGCATGAATGGCCAGCCACTGACTTGTGTGGTGTCTCATCCTGGCCTGCTCCAGGACCAAAGGATCACCCACATCCTCCACGTGTCCT TCCTTGCTGAGGCCTCTGTGAGGGGCCTTGAAGACCAAAATCTGTGGCACGTTGGCAGAGAAGGAGCTATGCTCAAGTGCCTGAGTGAAGGGCAGCCCCCTCCCTCATACAACTGGACGCG gctggatgGGCCTCTGCCCAGTGGGGTACAAGTGGATGGGGACACTTTGGGCTTTCCCCCACTGACCACTGAGCACAGCGGCATCTACGTCTGCCATGTCAGCAATGAGTTCTCCTCGAGGGATTCTCAGGTCACTGTGGATGTTCTTG CAGACCCCCAGGAAGACTCTGGGAAGCAGGTGGACCTAGTGTCAGCctcggtggtggtggtgggtgtgaTCGCCGCACTCTTGTTCTGCcttctggtggtggtggtggtgctcaTGTCCCGATACCATCGGCGCAAGGCCCAGCAGATGACCCAGAAATA TGAGGAGGAGCTGACGCTGACCAGGGAGAACTCCATCCGGCGGCTGCATTCCCATCACACGGACCCCAGGAGCCAG AGTGAAGAGCCCGAGGGCCGCAGTTACTCCACGCTGACCACGGTGAGGGAGATAGAAACGCAGACTGAACTGCTGTCTCCAGGCTCTGGGCGGGCCGAGGAGGAGGATCAGGATGAAGGCATCAAACAGGCCATGAACCATTTTGTTCAGGAGAATGGGACCCTACGGGCCAAGCCCACAGGCAATGGCATCTATATCAATGGGCGGGGACACCTGGTCTGA
- the NECTIN4 gene encoding nectin-4 isoform X1: MPLSLGAEMWGPEAWLLLLLLLASFTGRCRAGELETSDVVTVVLGQDAKLPCFYRGDSGEQVGQVAWARVDAGEGAQELALLHSKYGLHVSPAYEGRVEQPPPPRNPLDGSVLLRNAVQADEGEYECRVSTFPAGSFQARLRLRVLVPPLPSLNPGPALEEGQGLTLAASCTAEGSPAPSVTWDTEVKGTTSSRSFKHSRSAAVTSEFHLVPSRSMNGQPLTCVVSHPGLLQDQRITHILHVSFLAEASVRGLEDQNLWHVGREGAMLKCLSEGQPPPSYNWTRLDGPLPSGVQVDGDTLGFPPLTTEHSGIYVCHVSNEFSSRDSQVTVDVLADPQEDSGKQVDLVSASVVVVGVIAALLFCLLVVVVVLMSRYHRRKAQQMTQKYEEELTLTRENSIRRLHSHHTDPRSQPEESVGLRAEGHPDSLKDNSSCSVMSEEPEGRSYSTLTTVREIETQTELLSPGSGRAEEEDQDEGIKQAMNHFVQENGTLRAKPTGNGIYINGRGHLV; the protein is encoded by the exons GCCGATGCCGCGCGGGTGAGTTGGAGACCTCAGACGTGGTAACTGTGGTGCTGGGCCAGGACGCAAAACTGCCCTGCTTCTACCGAGGGGACTCCGGCGAGCAAGTGGGTCAAGTGGCATGGGCTCGGGTGGACGCAGGCGAAGGCGCCCAGGAActagcgctactgcactccaaatACGGGCTTCATGTGAGCCCGGCTTACGAGGGCCGCGTGGAGCAGCCGCCGCCCCCACGCAACCCCCTGGACGGCTCAGTGCTCCTGCGCAACGCAGTGCAGGCGGACGAGGGCGAGTACGAGTGCCGGGTCAGCACCTTCCCCGCCGGCAGCTTCCAGGCGCGGCTGCGGCTCCGAGTGCTGG TGCCTCCCCTGCCCTCACTGAATCCTGGTCCAGCACTAGAAGAGGGCCAGGGCCTGACCCTGGCAGCCTCCTGCACAGCTGagggcagcccagcccccagcgtGACCTGGGACACGGAGGTCAAAGGCACAACGTCCAGCCGTTCCTTCAAGCACTCCCGCTCTGCTGCTGTCACCTCAGAGTTCCACCTGGTGCCTAGCCGCAGCATGAATGGCCAGCCACTGACTTGTGTGGTGTCTCATCCTGGCCTGCTCCAGGACCAAAGGATCACCCACATCCTCCACGTGTCCT TCCTTGCTGAGGCCTCTGTGAGGGGCCTTGAAGACCAAAATCTGTGGCACGTTGGCAGAGAAGGAGCTATGCTCAAGTGCCTGAGTGAAGGGCAGCCCCCTCCCTCATACAACTGGACGCG gctggatgGGCCTCTGCCCAGTGGGGTACAAGTGGATGGGGACACTTTGGGCTTTCCCCCACTGACCACTGAGCACAGCGGCATCTACGTCTGCCATGTCAGCAATGAGTTCTCCTCGAGGGATTCTCAGGTCACTGTGGATGTTCTTG CAGACCCCCAGGAAGACTCTGGGAAGCAGGTGGACCTAGTGTCAGCctcggtggtggtggtgggtgtgaTCGCCGCACTCTTGTTCTGCcttctggtggtggtggtggtgctcaTGTCCCGATACCATCGGCGCAAGGCCCAGCAGATGACCCAGAAATA TGAGGAGGAGCTGACGCTGACCAGGGAGAACTCCATCCGGCGGCTGCATTCCCATCACACGGACCCCAGGAGCCAG CCGGAGGAGAGTGTAGGGCTGAGAGCCGAGGGCCACCCTGATAGTCTCAAGGACAACAGTAGCTGCTCTGTGATG AGTGAAGAGCCCGAGGGCCGCAGTTACTCCACGCTGACCACGGTGAGGGAGATAGAAACGCAGACTGAACTGCTGTCTCCAGGCTCTGGGCGGGCCGAGGAGGAGGATCAGGATGAAGGCATCAAACAGGCCATGAACCATTTTGTTCAGGAGAATGGGACCCTACGGGCCAAGCCCACAGGCAATGGCATCTATATCAATGGGCGGGGACACCTGGTCTGA